GCGTTTGTTAACGCAATTTAACGCTAATGACTTAGGCTTCGACTTGCGCTTTGCCAGTAAAATTCCACAAGAACGTGGCATGGGCTCATCGGCGGCCACTTCAATTGCGATTATTCGTGCGTTTTACCAACTCTTTGAAACTAAATTAGACACTAAAACTTTACGGCATTTAGCCAATATCGAAGAATCAATTACCCACGGCTCGCCAAGTGGGATTGATGCGGCGACAACAAGCTCATCAGATCCAATTTTTTTCATTAAAAATAAAGAACTCACGCCCTTTAAAATTGATATTCCCGGTTACCTTGTAATTGCGGATACCGGCGTGATGGGTCAAACCGGTCTTGCTGTCAGTTCAGTGCGGCGCCTTTTTGACGAAGAACCTTCAAGCACGCGGCGCTTGATCTCAAATCTGGGGCAAGCGGCCATCGAAGCTAAACAAGCCCTCCAAGATGGCGATGTTGAGCAACTTGGTGATCTTATGAATAAAGCCCATGGATACTTGCACGCCCTAGGGGTCTCGCATCCTCACTTGGAAACGCTTGTGAAAACTGCTTTAAAAAACGGGGCTTTGGGTGCAAAACTAACTGGCTCAGGAATTGGTGGTAGCATCATTGCTTTAGCTAAAGACTTGCATGATGCCAAGCGCATTGCTAAAGCCCTCATCGCAGCTGGTGCCAAGGAATACTGGATTAGCCCATTAAGCGCCGACTCACAAGCGGAAGCTACTGAGTATTCAAGTTTATAATCTCGCGGAACCAATTAGTCATCCAGATGCATGAAATACGAGGTAATTTAACCAATGACAAATAAAAGTACCGCTCGGGCCCACACCAATATTGCTTTGATTAAATATTGGGGGAAAGCCAACCAAGAATTGATTATCCCAACTAATGATAGCCTCTCATTGACCCTTGACCAATTTTATACGGATACAACGGTCGAATTTGATGCCAATTTAAACGGTGACCAATTAGTACTCAATAACCAACTGATTACTGGTAAAATGGCTACGAAAACTTCGGCATTTTTAGATCTTATTCGCAACATGGCTAGCATTGACACCCCAGCAAAAATCACTAGTATCAACCATGTCCCAACGGCGGCTGGTTTAGCTTCATCGGCTAGCGCATTTGCTGCCCTGGCTGCTGCGGGAAGTGATGCGGCTGGTTTAGCATTATCGCGGACTGAGCTTTCGCGTTTAGCCCGCCGTGGTTCAGGATCCGCAACTCGCTCAATTTTTGGGGGCTTTGCGGAATGGATTGCTGGTGATAGTGATGCCAACTCGTACGCGCAACCATTTCAAGAAAATGTTACTATGGACATTCAGATGCTGACGGTTGTCGTTGACGCCACTGAGAAAAAAATTGGCAGCCGTGCTGGTATGCAACATGCCCTAAGCACTTCACCATTTTTTAAAACGTGGGTTACTGAATCTGCTAAGGATCTCGTAACAATTAAAGAAGCCATTAAACGCGCTGATTTTGCCACGATTGGCGAAATCGCCGAAAACAACGCCCTCCAAATGCATGCGATTAACTTGAGCGCAAAGCCAGGTTTTACATACTTTAATGGCGCAACCATTCAACTTTTAAATATTGTCCAGGAATTGCGACAACAAGGGATCCCCGCTTACGCAACCATGGATGCGGGACCAAATGTCAAAATCATTTCACAAAGTACTGACACTGAAACGATTAGTAATGCAATCAAGTCGGTCTTCCCAACTGTCACCCTCGAAGTTGCTAAACCCGGTCCTGGCATCAGCTTTTTAAATTAAGGAATATTCTATGCAAATTAAAATACCAGGAAAACTCTATATTGGTGGTGAATATGCCGTCGTCGAACCCGGTCAGTTAGCCGTCCTTGTGGCTGTTGACCGGTTTGTGTTTGCGGACATTCAAGAAAGCCAATTTGGCGAAATTATGTCAACCCAGTTACCTGAACACGTCGTCAACTGGACTTTCATGAACGACCAAATTATGATCCACGTTGATTCTGACATGGAATTTATTGCGGCCGCTTTGAAAGTCACCTACAATTACTTCAAAATCCACAACTGGCAATTTCAACCGTTCCACCTTGTAATTGATAGTCAGTTAACCGCCGACAACGGTAACAAATTTGGTCTTGGTAGCTCAGCAGCTGTTTCGGTCGCAATTGTTAAAGCAATTTTGGCTTTTCACCAGATTGTCTTACCACCGATGGCCCAATTTAAGTTAGCGGCACTTGCTCATTACGCCGTCCAAAAAAATGGCTCCCTGGGGGATGTTGCCACTAGTGTCTACACTGGTTGGTTATCGTACAATTCACCTGACCGTAATTGGTTGATGGCCCAAACCGATGATTTATTGGACGCCACTCTTGTTGATCAAGACTGGCCCGAATTAAACATTCAAGCCTTACCAACCCCAAATAACGTTCAATTATTAGTCGGCTGGACTGGTACCCCTGCCAAAACGGATAAATTAGTCGATCAAGTTGCCAAAGTCGCCGGCAAAGATACCTATCGCGACTTCATCATGGCATCGCAAGCTTCAGTCGCGATGCTAGTGAATGGTTTACTGGCAAATGACTTTGATGCAATCAAACGGGGGATTGCCCTCAATCGTGAGTTCTTGCTTGGCTTAAGCGAACAAGCCCACATGACGATTGAAACTGACCTGTTGAAACAATTGGTTGAGATAACCGTAGCGGCTGGTGGCGCAGCAAAAACTTCCGGTGCCGGCTTTGGTGATAATGGGATTGCGCTTATTAATAGTGATATTGATGGCGACCAGATTTTAGCCCAATGGCAAAGTGCTGGTATTATTCCCCTTAATTTACACCCTTACACTGAGCCCACCACAATTACTACTGAAACACCAGAAAGTGAGGAAGCCTAATGGAATCTGCCCATGCCCATCGTAAAGATGAACATTTAACAATTGCTGAAGTCCAAATGCGTAAAAACGGTTTAGTTGAAAACTTTAATGATATTCGTTTAATTCATAATGGCTTACCTGAATTGGCAGTCAATGAGGTTAGTATCGCTACCACGCTACCAGACTTTAAGCTTGATACCCCTTTCTACATTGAAGCAATGACTGGTGGTTCAGAAAAAACCGGCAAAATTAATCAACAGCTCGCGCAAGTGGCTAAAGAAACGGGCATTGCGATGGCGGTTGGCTCAGAATCAATTGCGCTAAAAGATCCAGCAGCGCGCGCATCGTTTGAAGTTGTCCGCCAAGAAAATCCGGATGGCTTCATCCTTGCCAATATTGGTGCTGGTCACCCCGCACAACATGCACAACAAGTAATCGACCTTATTGGCGCAAACGCCTTAGAAGTCCACATCAATACCGCTCAAGAAATCGTTATGCCAGAAGGCGATCGTAATTTTCATTGGCTAGAAAGTATCGCTGATATCGTCGCAAATGTTAACGTCCCAGTGATTGTTAAAGAAGTCGGCTTTGGCATGAGCCAAACCACTTTGCAGATGCTAAATGAAATTGGCGTTAAATATGTTAACGTTGGTGGCCGTGGCGGGACTAATTTTGCGGCGATTGAAAATCAACGTAACCATAATGAAGACTACAGCTATTTATTGGATTGGGGTCAGACAACGACTGAATCCCTCTTGGAAGCGCGGCTCGCCGACACGCCACTCAACATTTTAGCCACTGGTGGCATCCAAAACCCGCTTGATATTTTGAAAGCACAAGTGTTAGGTGCTAAAATGGTCGGCGTGGCTGGTCATTTCTTACACACCCTCCTAAACGATAAACAAGACGGCTTACTCAATGAAATCATCATCTGGCAAAAACAATTGCATGAATTATATGCCTTAGTTGGCGCTGCTAACGAAAACGAACTTGCTGACGTTGATTATGTCATGAGTGCTGAACTCGAAAGCTTTGCGCGTCAACGAATGTAGTATGCTTTTAACACACACCAAATAGCCCCGCTGCCATATCATTGAGATAATTAGCAGCGGGGTTATTTTTTTGCGACTGGAACATAATTCCAAACTTTTTTTTGCTCTATTCCGTCTGACGTGGAATTTATATGAGATGAGATGTATGATGCCACTAAACTTCTTGCAGCGACAAGGATTACGGCATATTACTAGTCATAATGCCTACGCAAACTAACGAAGAGGCTGGAAACAGGCTGGACTTTAGCTTGCACCGTGATGGCATAATCAGCAACGGGTTTCGTTACTGACTATGGATTTGTGAAGATGGTTACCGCGTTAGCGAACCAAGCTTCGCAAACATTTGAAGACCGTACTGTGGCTTCAAATGCTTGTCTTCCATCACGGTGTCCAGACTGGTTCCAGCCTCGTAGTGGGAATCAATCTGAGACACATATCCAAATTCCACGCTAGAAAAAATTTAGCCCTTGTTTTTACTTTAATCCAAACTTAGCCATTAACTTTTGCAAGTAGCGCCATTACAAAAGCATCTAACTTTTCAACATCTTTAGCATTTGGGCTCAGGTTTATTTTTACGTTTTCAGCGCCTTTGGTTGCCTTAGTCTTAGCTAGTGTGGCATCGAATTTATCAACGGCTACGCCAAAATCATCGCCGTAATAAGTGTCACCAGAACCCGCAACACCGTAGACCACCCCACTCAAATCAGCGGTTTCTAGATCATCAAAGAAATCCATCCCTTCTTCAGGCAATGAACCCTTATCATAAGTGTATGGTACGAGAACGACGATATCGTAATCACTTAGTTCATCCACTTCGCTAATCGAAATTTCTTCCTTATCAACTTCAACATCGTGATCCTCAAAACCTTCCACAATAATATCGGCAACATCTTCATTATTACCAGTAATTGTGGCAAAGATAACTTTTGCTTTCAAATTCCAAAACCTCCTATTTTTTTGACTCATTTGGATTAATATTACTCAAAATTTCCTTGGAGTACAACTCTTTTAACTTACGAGTAAATTTTACTAGTATTTTGATATGTGACCATCTATACTTCATAAAAAGATTTACAAATTGTAAGTCTTTGGTTCAACCTACTGGCTAACAGCCGTCATGATTCCCGCACACAAATAAAGGATGGTGATTATCATGAAACAGCCAATCGTAGCCACACTTTCTTTGCTTTTCCTTGGTTTTGTTCTTTGGGCATTGCCGACGCAGACCGAGGACCCACCGACGACAGATAGTGTCGCCGTCAAAGCATTCCCAGCAGTTGCCAATGCCGTCCAACTTGGTGAAACGCACTTTCACTCCGTTCATTTATCATTAATTGATCAATACGGCTTACCGGTGATTAAAATTTCACCATTGCCAGCTACCATGCATATTGAACACATTGAAATCGAAGAAGTGGCAAAACATATTCGTGCCAGAAAGGAAAGTGATTTTGTTGTCTAACGTGAATAATACCAGGTCGGGATTGAGTACAATTATGTATTCAATCCCTTTTTTAGTGGCTCGACATATTTGAGCTTTATTCCGTCTGACGTGGGATTTATAAAATGCGATGAGATACATGATGCCACTAAACTTCTTGCGGCGACAAAGATTACGGCATATTACTAGTCAGAATGCTACGCAAACTAACGAAGAGGCTGGAACCAGTCTGGACTTTAGCTCGCACCGTGATGGCATAATCAGTAACGGGTTTCGTTACTGATTATGGATTTGTGAAGATGGTTACCGCGTTAGCGAACCAAGCTTCGCAAACATTTGAAGACCGCACTGTGGCTTCAAATGCTTGTCTTCCATCACGGTGTCCAGACTGGTTCCGGCCTCGTAGTGGGAATCAA
This is a stretch of genomic DNA from Periweissella cryptocerci. It encodes these proteins:
- the mvaD gene encoding diphosphomevalonate decarboxylase gives rise to the protein MTNKSTARAHTNIALIKYWGKANQELIIPTNDSLSLTLDQFYTDTTVEFDANLNGDQLVLNNQLITGKMATKTSAFLDLIRNMASIDTPAKITSINHVPTAAGLASSASAFAALAAAGSDAAGLALSRTELSRLARRGSGSATRSIFGGFAEWIAGDSDANSYAQPFQENVTMDIQMLTVVVDATEKKIGSRAGMQHALSTSPFFKTWVTESAKDLVTIKEAIKRADFATIGEIAENNALQMHAINLSAKPGFTYFNGATIQLLNIVQELRQQGIPAYATMDAGPNVKIISQSTDTETISNAIKSVFPTVTLEVAKPGPGISFLN
- a CDS encoding flavodoxin, which codes for MKAKVIFATITGNNEDVADIIVEGFEDHDVEVDKEEISISEVDELSDYDIVVLVPYTYDKGSLPEEGMDFFDDLETADLSGVVYGVAGSGDTYYGDDFGVAVDKFDATLAKTKATKGAENVKINLSPNAKDVEKLDAFVMALLAKVNG
- the mvk gene encoding mevalonate kinase; the protein is MLNEGIGHSHAKAILMGEHSVVYGEPAIALPLKNIDMTVTITVRSDQQQLIHSKYYEGTLRDLAGSYEGIRQLIMRLLTQFNANDLGFDLRFASKIPQERGMGSSAATSIAIIRAFYQLFETKLDTKTLRHLANIEESITHGSPSGIDAATTSSSDPIFFIKNKELTPFKIDIPGYLVIADTGVMGQTGLAVSSVRRLFDEEPSSTRRLISNLGQAAIEAKQALQDGDVEQLGDLMNKAHGYLHALGVSHPHLETLVKTALKNGALGAKLTGSGIGGSIIALAKDLHDAKRIAKALIAAGAKEYWISPLSADSQAEATEYSSL
- the fni gene encoding type 2 isopentenyl-diphosphate Delta-isomerase, which translates into the protein MESAHAHRKDEHLTIAEVQMRKNGLVENFNDIRLIHNGLPELAVNEVSIATTLPDFKLDTPFYIEAMTGGSEKTGKINQQLAQVAKETGIAMAVGSESIALKDPAARASFEVVRQENPDGFILANIGAGHPAQHAQQVIDLIGANALEVHINTAQEIVMPEGDRNFHWLESIADIVANVNVPVIVKEVGFGMSQTTLQMLNEIGVKYVNVGGRGGTNFAAIENQRNHNEDYSYLLDWGQTTTESLLEARLADTPLNILATGGIQNPLDILKAQVLGAKMVGVAGHFLHTLLNDKQDGLLNEIIIWQKQLHELYALVGAANENELADVDYVMSAELESFARQRM
- a CDS encoding phosphomevalonate kinase codes for the protein MQIKIPGKLYIGGEYAVVEPGQLAVLVAVDRFVFADIQESQFGEIMSTQLPEHVVNWTFMNDQIMIHVDSDMEFIAAALKVTYNYFKIHNWQFQPFHLVIDSQLTADNGNKFGLGSSAAVSVAIVKAILAFHQIVLPPMAQFKLAALAHYAVQKNGSLGDVATSVYTGWLSYNSPDRNWLMAQTDDLLDATLVDQDWPELNIQALPTPNNVQLLVGWTGTPAKTDKLVDQVAKVAGKDTYRDFIMASQASVAMLVNGLLANDFDAIKRGIALNREFLLGLSEQAHMTIETDLLKQLVEITVAAGGAAKTSGAGFGDNGIALINSDIDGDQILAQWQSAGIIPLNLHPYTEPTTITTETPESEEA